The following are encoded together in the Rhizophagus irregularis chromosome 21, complete sequence genome:
- a CDS encoding Rho GTPase yields MSELHRKLVIVGDGACGKTCLLIVFSKGTFPDIYVPTVFENYVKNITVDGRNVELALWDTAGQEDYDRLRPLSYPDAHVILICYSIDSIDSLENIEEKWYPEVKSFCPNLPIILVGNKTDLRNDQNVNNGSRRLVTIQEGKRVADKIGAVHLECSAKFNDGVNNVFEHAVRAALRNVDESTSDCCCVVL; encoded by the coding sequence atgtCTGAACTTCATCGAAAACTTGTAATAGTTGGTGATGGTGCGTGCGGGAAGACATGTCTTTTAATCGTATTTTCAAAGGGCACATTTCCAGATATTTATGTACCAAcagtatttgaaaattatgttaaaaatataacagTGGATGGAAGAAATGTTGAGTTAGCATTATGGGATACAGCGGGTCAAGAGGATTATGATCGTTTAAGACCACTTTCTTATCCTGATGCtcatgtaattttaatttgttattcTATCGACTCTATCGATTCTTTAGAAAACATAGAAGAAAAATGGTATCCAGAAGTGAAATCATTTTGTCCAAATTTACCAATTATTCTAGTTGGAAACAAAACAGATTTAAGAAATGATCAAAATGTGAATAATGGATCACGTAGACTTGTAACTATTCAAGAAGGAAAACGAGTTGCTGATAAAATTGGAGCTGTTCATTTGGAGTGTTCTGCTAAATTTAACGATGGTGTTAATAACGTTTTTGAACATGCTGTAAGAGCGGCTCTTCGTAATGTTGATGAATCTACGAGTGATTGTTGTTGTgtagttttataa